The genomic DNA GCCGTGCCCAGCGTTTTCGCCGCCGCGATCCGGCGATCAATCGTCCATGTGTCGGAGGGCGCCTGCACCCCGAATATGTTGCGCGCGGCGGATGCGGATGTGGCGGTGCCGCGCGCCGGCTCTGGTGTTGCGACGGCGCCCTGAACCACGACCCGCGTTGCCGTCGGCGTCGGCGGCGCGGGCGTTTCGGTCGGCAGCACCGGGATCGCCCGCGCGGTGGCCTGCGCTACGGGAAGGGACGTGGCCGGGGCCGCCGGCGTGCACGCCACAAGCCCGGCGAAGATCAGAACCGAAAGCCATGCGAATGGTCGTATCATAAGCGGGAAGCGGGCGACCGGCACGCTTCTGCGCTTGTGGCCCGCGCTCTCCTTGTCGTTTTAGCGGCCGACGAACACGGGGCCGCCGCCCGGAGCGCCGCCAAAGCCGCCGGTCGTCGGGCGTGTGGTGGTTGAGGCGATCACAACGACGTCGCCTTCCCTCAAGCCGCTGAGAACCTCGGCATTGGTGTCATTTTGCAGGCCAATCGTAACCGTGGTTGGTACCGGCAGCCCGACGGCGCTCTGGACCTGAACCTGGCGCGTGCGGCCGACCGTGCGGATGGCGCGGTTTGGCACCAGCAGCACGTTCTCGCGCTGGTCGACGATGATACCCACATTGGCGGTCATGCCGGTCTTGATGACGGCCGGATCGACGCCTTTCAGCGTGATCACGACCGGGTAGTTGACCACACCCTGCGTGGTCACGCCCACGAGCGCGACTTGATCGACCGTGCCGGTCAATGCCGTGCGGTCCGGCAGGGCATCCATAGTAATGTTGACCGTCTGGCCCTGCTTCACCTTGCTGATGTCCACCTCGGCCATGTTCACGGTGACCTGGAGCGTGTTCAGATCGGAAATCTGGACGGCCGCCGTGCTGGCGCCGACCTGGAAGAAATTGTCGATGTTCAACTGGGTAACCGTACCGTCGAACGGCGCCACCAACTGCGCGTCGCGCAGGTGATACTGCGCCTGCTGGAAGGCGACCCGCGACTGGTCAAACGAGCTTTGCGCAATCGCCAGATCCTGCGGCGTCGGGCTGGAGAGCAGTTTGTCCAGGCTAGCCCTGGCTGATACAACGGTGGACAGCGCGCTGCGCACGGCCGAGTCGTTGATGCCGATCACCGTGAGATTGAAGTTCGTGACCGCGTTGCTGTAGTCGATCTTGGCCTGCTGCAACGCCACGCTGACCGACGTGAGATCGGTCACACGGTTCAGAACGGCCTGGTCGTAGTCGTTCTGCGCCTTCTGCAGGCTGAACCGGGACTTGTCCACTGAGCTGCGTGCCACGGCGACCTGCGCGTCGTTCAGGCCGGCCTTGCGCACCGCAATGTCGTAGTTCGCCTGCGCGTTTTCGACATTGGCACGGGCCGCGGCCACGTCCGAATCGGTCGGGCCGGCTTTGGCCTGCTCGTAACGCGCCTGCGCCGCATTGAACGACGAGGTGGCGTTGGCCAGCGTCACTTGCAGGTCGGTGGTATCCAATTCGGCCAGCACCTGGCCCTGTTTCACTTTGTCGCCCAACTGCACGAATACGCGGCTGACCGTTCCGGCCGTGCCAAAAGTCACGTTCAGTTGTCGCCGCGCGGCGATCGGGCCTGCACTATTGACGGTTGCGATCAGGTTCCCGCGCGTCACAGTGGCGACTTGCGCCCCGCCGGTCGTCGCCGCTGCCGCCGTCTGGCTGCGCGTGCTGTTGTACACGACAAATGCCGCGCCACCGAGCGAGAGAATGGCGAGGACGATGAGTATGCGCCTCAAAGTCATAGAAACCTCCGGAGAGCTGGGAACATCGCGAAGCGGCGAAGACGGAACACCACAATTATACCGCGATCACACGATTTGTATTGAGTTGATCGGCTACGGCTGTGCCGATCGCCGCCAATGGGTGACTCTTCTCCGATAATGCCTAAACATGCGTGCCAGAGCCGTGCCGTTGATCGGGACACCGTTCCATAATATGACAGTGTAAGATGAGAAGTCGTTGAGAAAGTCCTAAGAATCGCATGCAACCTGCTGCTGACGCTCATAATTGCACACGAACCTAAAAATATGCGCGTCCATATTGACACGCTATTGAACGTATGTTATATTGTCGCGAGTTTGACATATTAAGGACATGAATGATGGAAAGCGATCTACCTGACCCTGCAACGTCCCCAGGAAATCTTCAGCCCTCCCCGGAATGGAGGGCTATCTTTATTTATGGAGGGTGCTTTCATGACTGCCAATTGCCCCGAATGTGACGCCGAAATCACGCTGGGTGACAAGACGATGAAGGGCGAGATTGTCGTCTGCCCGGACTGTGGCGCCGAGTTGGAGGTCGCCAATGTCGATCCGCTCACGCTCGAGCTGGCGCCGGAGGAAGAAGAGGATTGGGGCGAATAGTCGTCGCGCAGCCAAACCGCCATTACCGGCAAAGCAACTGCAAGCCTGCAAGGAGGCCCGATGAAGGTCGGAGTACTGTACTCGCGCGTGCGCGTTGAAGAAAAACTGCTGTTCGATGAGTTGGAGCGCCGGGGCGTTGACTACGACAAGATCGACGACCGCGATGCCGTGTTCGAGTTGAACGATCCCGGACCGTGGAAGAAGTACGACGTGCTGCTCGAGCGCTGCATCAATCACAGCCGCGCATTATACGCGATGAAGATCCTGAATGACTGGAGTATTCCGACCGTCAACACGGCGCATGTGGCGGATGTCTGCGGCAATAAACTGGTCACCTCGTCTCAATTGGTAAAGGCGGGAGTGCCGACCACGCGTATAAAGGTGGCGTTCACGCCGGAATCGGCGCTGAAGGCGATCGAGGAGCTGGGCTACCCGGTGGTCCTCAAGCCGGCCATCGGCTCGTGGGGCCGCCTGCTGTCCAAGATCAACGACCGCGATGCCGCCGAGGCGGTCTTGGAGCACAAGGACGTGCTGGGTTCGTACCATCACTCGATCTTCTATATCCAGGAGTACATCCGCAAGCCGAAGCGCGATATTCGTGCCTTCGTCGTCGGCGACCGCTGCGTTGCCGCGATCTACCGCCATGCCGAGCATTGGATTACCAACACCGCACGCGGCGGGCAGGCCAGCGGCTGCCCTGTGACCGATGAGCTGAACGAAATTTGTGTGCGCGCCTCGCACGCGGTCGGCGGCGGCATCACCGGTGTGGACCTGCTGGAAGACCCGCAGCGCGGCTATCTGGTCAATGAAGTCAACTACACGATCGAGTTCCGCAATTCGATCGCCACGACCGGCGTCAACATCCCGGAGAAGGTGATCGATTACACACTCGCGGTGGGTGAAGGTCAGATCAAGGTGCTGTGATGGGGGCATTGAAGGCAACCATCATTGGCGGCTCGGGTTACGCCGGCGGCGAATTGATCCGCCTGCTGCTGCGCCACCCGCAGGTGGAGATCGTGCAGGTCACCTCGGAGTCTCACGTCGGCGAGTACGTGTACCAGGTGCACCCCAACCTGCGCAAGCAGACGGCCCTGCAGTTCACGTCGCTCGACCAAGTGCAGCCGTGCGACCTGCTGTTCGCCGGGCTGCCGCACGGCGAAACGCAGAAGCGTATCGAGCAGCTTGCGGCGCTGGCGCCGCGCATCGTCGACCTGTCGGCGGACTTTCGATTACATGATGCCGCTGTCTACCAGACGTGGTATCATGAACCGCACAGCGCGCCCGGCTGGCTGCCGAAGTTCGTGTACGGCCTGCCGGAGTTGCACCGCGCCGAGATGGCGAGCGCGAACTATGTGAGCGGCGTCGGGTGCAACGCGACGGCCAGCATGTTCGCGCTGCTGCCGCTGCAGCGCGCCAGCCTGATCGACGAGTCGAAGCCAGTGATCGTCGATATCAAGGTCGGGTCGAGCGAAGGCGGCAATTCGCCGAGCCTGTCGTCGCACCATCCGGAACGCAGCGGGAGCGTGCGCTCGTTCGCGCCGACCGGCCACCGGCACACGTCCGAGATCCAGCAGGAGCTCGGCCTGCGCAACGTGCATCTGTCGATCACGTCGATCGAGCTGGTGCGCGGCGTGCTGGCGACGGCGCACGTCTGGCTGAAAAGCGGCACGGCGGAGAAGGACCTGTGGAAGGCGTACCGCGCGTTTGCCAAAGATGAGCCGTTTGTGCGGATCGTCAAGGATCGCACGGGCATTCACCGCTACCCGGATCCCAAGATCCTGGCGGGCACCAACTGGGTGGATATCGGCTTCGAGCTTGAAGAAGGCACGGGGCGCGTCGTCTCGATCAGCGCGCTCGACAACCTGATGAAGGGCGCGGCCGGCACGGCGGTGCAGGCGATGAACCTGATGTGCGGCTTCCCGGAGACGACGGCACTGGAGTTCGGCGGGCTGCATCCGTTGTAATCCGTAGGGGCGTATTGCATACGCCCTGGGACACATGCAATGTGCCCCTACATATGACTCGGTTGAACGGAATGCCTATGATCGTCGTAAAAATCGGCGGGTCGCGCGGCATCAATATGGACTATGTCTGCGCCGACGCCGCAGCGCTGCTCAAGGACGGGCGGCCGCTGGTGCTCGTTCATGGCGCAGGCAAGGAGACGGACGAACTGGGCGAGAAGCTGGGCTTTCCGGCCCGGCATGTCACCTCGCCGCAGGGGTACACCTCGCGCTACACCGACCGGCAGACGCTGGAAATCTTCGCCATGGCGGCGGCCGGCAAGACGAACACCTTCCTGGTCGAGCGGCTGCAGAAGCTGGGCGTCAACGCCGTTGGGCTGACCGGCGTCAGCGGCCGGCTGATGGAAGGCACGCGCAAAGACGCCATTCGCATCGTCGAAGGCGGCAAGCAGCGCATCCTGCGCGACGACTACACCGGGCGTGTGGAGAAAGTGAACGCGCCGCTGCTGCAGTTGCTGCTGGGCGCTGGCTACTTGCCGGTGCTCGCCCCGCTGGCGATCAGCTACCAGGGCGACGCGATCAACGTGGACGGCGACCGGGCGGCGGCGATGGTGGCCGGTGCGCTGGGCGCGCAGACGCTGGTCATCCTGACCAACGTCGTCGGGCTGATGCGCAGCTTCCCGGACGAGTCGTCGCTGATTACAAACATTGACCGGCATCGGATCGAGCAGTCGCTCGACTTTGCCGAAGGGCGCATGAAGAAGAAGGTGCTGGGCGCCAGTGAAGCGCTGGGACTGGGCGTGCCGCGTGTCGTTTTCGCCGACGGCCGCGTAGAATCGCCCATTCGCCGCGCCATGGAGGGGCACGGAACCGTCATCGCCTGACGGCCCGCCTGCTTATCATGGACGTTGTGAACTATCTGGTCGTTGCGCTGGGTATGCTGGTCGCCGGATCGATCAATGCGATCGCCGGGGGCGGCACGGTCTTCTCGTTTACCGCGCTGGCCTGGACCGGCATGAACCTGATCCACGCCAACGCGACGAATGCGGCGGCGCTGGTGCCGGGCTCGCTGGGCGGCGCGTTCGCTCTGCGCCGCGAACTGGCGGCCCAGCGGCGCAGTTTTGTGATCCTGTTGATCCCGACGCTGGCGGGCAGCCTGGTGGGGGCATTTGTCGTCTCCTCGTCATCCGAGGACACGTTCCGCCGAGTCGTACCGTGGCTGGTGCTATTCGCGACGGGCGTGTTTGCCGGGCGCAACCTGATTGTGCGGATGACCACCGGACAGCCGGCCGTCGGCATGACGGATCCGCGCATCGGCTGGCTCTCCTATGCGGCGGGCATCCTTATGCAGTTCGTGATCTCGTTCTACGGGGGCTACTTCGGCGCCGGCATCGGCATCCTGATGCTGACCTCTCTGAGCATCATGGGCATGCACGACGTGCTGAAGATGAACGCGCTGAAAAATATCCTGGCCGTGGGCATCAACGGCACGGCGGCGGTGTTCTTCATCGCGCGCGGCCTGGTCGACTGGCGGTTTGCCCTGCTCGGCATGGTCTGCTCCCTGACGGGCGGCTACGTCGTGGCGCGCTTCGCCAAGCGCATCAACCAGAACTACCTGCGGGTCGGCATCGTCGTCGCCGGCGTCGTCGTCTCGGCCTGGATGTTCTGGCGGCTCTCCAACTGACACCGCTGATCAACTATGAACTACACGGCAACTCTGGCGCTGGAGGACGGGCTGATTTTGCGCGGCGAATCGTTCGGTGCGCCCGGCGAAGTCTGCGCGGAGGTCGTCTTTAACACGAGCCTGACCGGATACCAGGAGATCATCACCGACGCGTCGTACTGCGGCCAGATGATCGTCTTCACCTGCTCGCACATTGGCAACGTCGGCGTGAACGACGAGGATTACGAGTCGCCGCGCGCGCAATGCGGGGCGATCATCGCGCGCGAGATCGAGCGCACGCCCTCAAACTGGCGCGCGCGACAGTCGCTGCCCGACTGGCTCGTGGCGCAGAACGTCGTCGCGCTCGGCGGCGTGGATACGCGCATGCTGACGCGCCACCTGCGCGATCGCGGTGTGATGAAGGGCATCGTATCGACGCTCGACAGTGACGCGGACAGCCTGGTCGCCAAAGCGCGCGCCTGGCAGGGACTGGAAGGGCGGGACCTGGTGCGCGAGGTGACGTGCGACGAGCCGTACGTCTGGGATGAGGCGACGATGGCCGAGTTTGCGCCACCCGAAACGGCCGCGACGCGCGCGGCGATGGCGAAGGGGCAGGCGTTGGAGCCGGCAAAGCGCCCGCACGTCGTGGTCTACGACTTCGGCGTCAAGCACAACATCCTGCGGCGGCTCGTCTCGTATGGTTGCCGTGTCAGCGTGGTGCCCGCCGCGACGCCGGCCGCCGATGTGCTGGCGCAGAAGCCGACTGGCGTCCTGCTCTCGAACGGTCCCGGCGATCCCGCGGCTCTGCCGTACGCGGTCGAAACGGTGCGCGGGTTGCTGGACGCCGACCTGCCATTGTTCGGCATCTGCCTCGGCCACCAGTTGCTGGGGCAGGCGCTCGGCGGCCGCACCTACAAGCTGAAGTTCGGCCATCATGGCGGCAATCATCCGGTGCAACTGCTGACCACCAACGCGACGGCGATCAGCGCGCAGAACCACAACTACGCGGTCGACGCGGACTCGCTCGACACGACGCGTGTGACGATCACGCGCCGGAGCCTGAACGACAACTCGGTCGAAGGCTTGCGCGTGAACGGCAAGCCGGTGTTCAGCGTGCAGTATCATCCCGAATCGTCGCCGGGCCCGCACGACTCCGACGATCTGTTCGCGGAGTTTGTGGCCGCGCTAGGGAAATCGCAGCGGGAAGTCGCATAATCGTCGATTGACCATCATCCGTATGACGTTGTGCGCCTGACGAAACAACGAGATTCCAGGCCACGGCGAACAGTCCTGTTGACCTGTCATGCTAAGCGCGAAGGCGAGTCCGCCCGAGTTGAGTCTGCCACGCGCGCGAAGCATCTGTGTCGCTGGTATTTAGATGCTTCGCGCGCGTCACGTATTACATGGCGCAAGTTCTGCCTTCGCGCTTCATCCTGTGCCCGCCGTGCACAGGACATGCATGACAAATAGGCGCGGCCAACTCAGCGCGAAGCGTCTTAGCTGCACCGAAACGAAACGCATCCATATCCCATGCCAAAACGCACTGATATCCATACCATTCTGATTATCGGCTCCGGCCCGATCGTGATCGGCCAGGCCGCCGAGTTCGACTACTCCGGCACCCAGGCGTGCAAGGTCCTGCGCGCCGAAGGGTACCGGGTCGTGCTCGTCAACTCCAACCCGGCGACGATCATGACCGACCCGGAGATGGCCGACGCGACCTACATCGAGCCGCTGACACCCGAAGTCCTTACGGAGATCATCAAGCAGGAAAAGCCGGACGCGCTGCTGCCGACGGTGGGCGGGCAGACCGGCCTGAACTTGTCAATGAAGCTGGCCGAGTCGGGCGTGCTGGAGCGTTACGGCGTGGAGTTGATCGGAGCGCGTCTGCCGGCCATCCAGGCCGCCGAGGATCGCAAGCTCTTCCAGGAGACGATGAACCGCGCCGGCCTGCCGACGCCGCGCAGCGACGTGGTGACGACGGTCGCGCAGGCGCAGAAACTGGCCGCCGAGATCGGCTACCCGCTGCTGATTCGCCCGTCGTTCATGCTGGGCGGCAGCGGCGGCGGCATCGCCTACGATGCCGCGCAACTGCCGGTCGCCGTCGAGCGCGGACTGCGCGAAAGCCCGATTCACTCGGTGCTGGTTGAGGAATCGGTGCTCGGCTGGAAAGAGTTTGAGCTTGAGGTGATGCGTGACCGCGCCGACAACTTCGTCGTGGTCTGCTCGATCGAGAACTTCGACCCGATGGGTGTGCATACCGGCGACTCGATCACGGTTGCGCCGGCGCAGACGCTGACCGACAAAGAGTACCAGCGGCTGCGCAATATGGCGCGCACGGTGATGACCGCCGTCGGCGTGGAGACGGGCGGCAGCAATGTGCAGTTCGCCGTCAACCCGGTTGACGGGCGCGTGGTCGTCATCGAGATGAACCCGCGCGTGTCGCGCTCGTCGGCGCTGGCCAGCAAGGCGACTGGTTTCCCGATCGCCAAGATTGCGGCGCTGCTCGCGGTCGGCTACACGCTGGACGAGATCACCAACGACATCACGCGGCAGACGAAGGCGGCGTTCGAGCCGTCGCTTGACTACGTGGTCGTGAAGATCCCGCGCTGGGCGTTCGAGAAGTTTCCGCAGGCCGACCCGGTGCTCGGACCGCAGATGAAGAGCGTCGGCGAGGTGCTGGCGCTCGGACGCACGTTCAAGGAAGCGCTGCTCAAGGCGATGCGCTCGCTTGAATTGCGCGACTGGCGCACAGCCGGCCTCGATTCGTACAGCGTGAAGGCGGCATCGGCGCTGACGACGCCGACCAGCGACCGCCTGCTCAAGATCTTCAGCGCGCTGCGCAACGGGGTGAGCATTGCGGACGCTGCACACGCCACTGGTGTTGATCCGTGGTTCCTGACGCAGATACGTCAGATCATCGATTTCGAGCGCACCCTGGCGGCGGCCGCGCCCAACCCGACGCTGCTGCACGAGGCAAAGCGGCTCGGCATGTCCGACCAGCATATTGCCGCGCTGACCGACGCGACCGAGGATTCCGTGCGCTCCACGCGCCGCACGATTGGCCTTGCGCCGACCTATCTGCGTGTCGATACCTGTGCCGCCGAGTTTGAGGCGTTCACGCCGTACCTGTACTCGTCGTACGAATCGGAGGACGAGGCGCGTACCTCCGACCGCCGGAAGGTGATTATCATCGGCAGCGGCCCGAACCGCATCGGGCAGGGCATCGAGTTCGACTACTGCTGCGTGCAGGCGTCGTATGAGTTGCGCGCGACGGGCTACGAGACGATCATGTTGAACTGCAACCCGGAGACCGTCTCGACCGACTACGATACGAGCGACCGCCTGTACTTCGAGCCGCTGGTGCTCGAGCACGTGCTGGATATCTACGACCGCGAGAAGCCGCTCGGCGTGATCGTGCAGCTCGGCGGGCAGACGCCGCTGAACCTGACGGTGCCGCTGGCGCGCGCAGGCGTCAATATCCTCGGCACGTCCGCCGACGCCATCGACCTGGCGGAAGATCGCGAACGGTTCAGCGCGCTGTTGCGCCAACTCGACATCCCGCAGCCGGAGCACGGCTATGCGAGCGACCTGGCCGAGGCGCGGGTCGTCGCGGAGCGCATCGGCTACCCGCTGCTGGTCCGCCCGTCGTACGTGCTGGGCGGCCGCGCGATGGCGATTGTGTACAACAACGACCAATTGGAATCGCTCACGGCGCGGGCGTTCGAGGCGGGCGACAACCGCCCGGTGCTGATCGACCGCTACCTTGAGGACTCGTTTGAGGTGGACGTGGATGCGGTCTGCGACGGCGAGCGCGTCGTCATCGGCGGCATCCTCGAGCACATCGAGGAGGCCGGCGTGCAC from Chloroflexota bacterium includes the following:
- a CDS encoding efflux RND transporter periplasmic adaptor subunit gives rise to the protein MTLRRILIVLAILSLGGAAFVVYNSTRSQTAAAATTGGAQVATVTRGNLIATVNSAGPIAARRQLNVTFGTAGTVSRVFVQLGDKVKQGQVLAELDTTDLQVTLANATSSFNAAQARYEQAKAGPTDSDVAAARANVENAQANYDIAVRKAGLNDAQVAVARSSVDKSRFSLQKAQNDYDQAVLNRVTDLTSVSVALQQAKIDYSNAVTNFNLTVIGINDSAVRSALSTVVSARASLDKLLSSPTPQDLAIAQSSFDQSRVAFQQAQYHLRDAQLVAPFDGTVTQLNIDNFFQVGASTAAVQISDLNTLQVTVNMAEVDISKVKQGQTVNITMDALPDRTALTGTVDQVALVGVTTQGVVNYPVVITLKGVDPAVIKTGMTANVGIIVDQRENVLLVPNRAIRTVGRTRQVQVQSAVGLPVPTTVTIGLQNDTNAEVLSGLREGDVVVIASTTTRPTTGGFGGAPGGGPVFVGR
- the lysW gene encoding lysine biosynthesis protein LysW, coding for MTANCPECDAEITLGDKTMKGEIVVCPDCGAELEVANVDPLTLELAPEEEEDWGE
- the lysX gene encoding lysine biosynthesis protein LysX; protein product: MKVGVLYSRVRVEEKLLFDELERRGVDYDKIDDRDAVFELNDPGPWKKYDVLLERCINHSRALYAMKILNDWSIPTVNTAHVADVCGNKLVTSSQLVKAGVPTTRIKVAFTPESALKAIEELGYPVVLKPAIGSWGRLLSKINDRDAAEAVLEHKDVLGSYHHSIFYIQEYIRKPKRDIRAFVVGDRCVAAIYRHAEHWITNTARGGQASGCPVTDELNEICVRASHAVGGGITGVDLLEDPQRGYLVNEVNYTIEFRNSIATTGVNIPEKVIDYTLAVGEGQIKVL
- a CDS encoding N-acetyl-gamma-glutamyl-phosphate reductase; this translates as MGALKATIIGGSGYAGGELIRLLLRHPQVEIVQVTSESHVGEYVYQVHPNLRKQTALQFTSLDQVQPCDLLFAGLPHGETQKRIEQLAALAPRIVDLSADFRLHDAAVYQTWYHEPHSAPGWLPKFVYGLPELHRAEMASANYVSGVGCNATASMFALLPLQRASLIDESKPVIVDIKVGSSEGGNSPSLSSHHPERSGSVRSFAPTGHRHTSEIQQELGLRNVHLSITSIELVRGVLATAHVWLKSGTAEKDLWKAYRAFAKDEPFVRIVKDRTGIHRYPDPKILAGTNWVDIGFELEEGTGRVVSISALDNLMKGAAGTAVQAMNLMCGFPETTALEFGGLHPL
- a CDS encoding [LysW]-aminoadipate kinase, coding for MIVVKIGGSRGINMDYVCADAAALLKDGRPLVLVHGAGKETDELGEKLGFPARHVTSPQGYTSRYTDRQTLEIFAMAAAGKTNTFLVERLQKLGVNAVGLTGVSGRLMEGTRKDAIRIVEGGKQRILRDDYTGRVEKVNAPLLQLLLGAGYLPVLAPLAISYQGDAINVDGDRAAAMVAGALGAQTLVILTNVVGLMRSFPDESSLITNIDRHRIEQSLDFAEGRMKKKVLGASEALGLGVPRVVFADGRVESPIRRAMEGHGTVIA
- a CDS encoding sulfite exporter TauE/SafE family protein, whose protein sequence is MDVVNYLVVALGMLVAGSINAIAGGGTVFSFTALAWTGMNLIHANATNAAALVPGSLGGAFALRRELAAQRRSFVILLIPTLAGSLVGAFVVSSSSEDTFRRVVPWLVLFATGVFAGRNLIVRMTTGQPAVGMTDPRIGWLSYAAGILMQFVISFYGGYFGAGIGILMLTSLSIMGMHDVLKMNALKNILAVGINGTAAVFFIARGLVDWRFALLGMVCSLTGGYVVARFAKRINQNYLRVGIVVAGVVVSAWMFWRLSN
- the carA gene encoding glutamine-hydrolyzing carbamoyl-phosphate synthase small subunit, whose amino-acid sequence is MNYTATLALEDGLILRGESFGAPGEVCAEVVFNTSLTGYQEIITDASYCGQMIVFTCSHIGNVGVNDEDYESPRAQCGAIIAREIERTPSNWRARQSLPDWLVAQNVVALGGVDTRMLTRHLRDRGVMKGIVSTLDSDADSLVAKARAWQGLEGRDLVREVTCDEPYVWDEATMAEFAPPETAATRAAMAKGQALEPAKRPHVVVYDFGVKHNILRRLVSYGCRVSVVPAATPAADVLAQKPTGVLLSNGPGDPAALPYAVETVRGLLDADLPLFGICLGHQLLGQALGGRTYKLKFGHHGGNHPVQLLTTNATAISAQNHNYAVDADSLDTTRVTITRRSLNDNSVEGLRVNGKPVFSVQYHPESSPGPHDSDDLFAEFVAALGKSQREVA
- the carB gene encoding carbamoyl-phosphate synthase large subunit, whose protein sequence is MPKRTDIHTILIIGSGPIVIGQAAEFDYSGTQACKVLRAEGYRVVLVNSNPATIMTDPEMADATYIEPLTPEVLTEIIKQEKPDALLPTVGGQTGLNLSMKLAESGVLERYGVELIGARLPAIQAAEDRKLFQETMNRAGLPTPRSDVVTTVAQAQKLAAEIGYPLLIRPSFMLGGSGGGIAYDAAQLPVAVERGLRESPIHSVLVEESVLGWKEFELEVMRDRADNFVVVCSIENFDPMGVHTGDSITVAPAQTLTDKEYQRLRNMARTVMTAVGVETGGSNVQFAVNPVDGRVVVIEMNPRVSRSSALASKATGFPIAKIAALLAVGYTLDEITNDITRQTKAAFEPSLDYVVVKIPRWAFEKFPQADPVLGPQMKSVGEVLALGRTFKEALLKAMRSLELRDWRTAGLDSYSVKAASALTTPTSDRLLKIFSALRNGVSIADAAHATGVDPWFLTQIRQIIDFERTLAAAAPNPTLLHEAKRLGMSDQHIAALTDATEDSVRSTRRTIGLAPTYLRVDTCAAEFEAFTPYLYSSYESEDEARTSDRRKVIIIGSGPNRIGQGIEFDYCCVQASYELRATGYETIMLNCNPETVSTDYDTSDRLYFEPLVLEHVLDIYDREKPLGVIVQLGGQTPLNLTVPLARAGVNILGTSADAIDLAEDRERFSALLRQLDIPQPEHGYASDLAEARVVAERIGYPLLVRPSYVLGGRAMAIVYNNDQLESLTARAFEAGDNRPVLIDRYLEDSFEVDVDAVCDGERVVIGGILEHIEEAGVHSGDSAAVLPPYKISEYHLGIVRDYTHMIGKALGVRGLMNVQFAMKDDIIYVLEVNPRASRTVPFISKATGVPLTRIAAQVMLGKSLAELGFTVEPKVDGFFVKEAVLPFRKFLGVDAVLGPEMRSTGEVMGHASHVGHAFAKAEMAAGDPLPLSGTALLSVNDNDKGAIVKIARDLQRLGFKLVATHGTAQVLKATGVPCERVNKVSEGSPHTADVIRGGQVQLIINTPLGSSAISDGGNIRLAAVSTGVPLLTTLSAALAAVQGIRAMQEKALQFRSLQAHYAHANAREAR